From a single Bufo bufo chromosome 9, aBufBuf1.1, whole genome shotgun sequence genomic region:
- the LOC120978910 gene encoding putative ferric-chelate reductase 1 produces MDPTLQTIAVLLMASLPIYVYAYPDGKVTSSCVTMTPVHGVQAQTSSPPYTLTLDKYTYSAGEKIQVTLSSSATQFKGFLIQARSESSTTPVGSFVTTNSNTQTLTCTSAASSVSHTSSTAKPNIAVTWVAPASSTADIQIRAAVVQTEYVFWTNVLSAKITYVAFNNTSSTTVENSSTAKTPAASKPSVSNNGVQRTWTLGGLLLSCGAVIASLLA; encoded by the exons ATGGATCCTACACTACAAACTATTGCAGTTCTACTTATGGCAAGTCTCCCAATCTATGTTTATGCATATCCAGATGGGAAAGTTACATCTTCCTGTGTCACAATGACTCCAGTGCATGGTGTTCAAGCCCAAACTTCCAGCCCACCATACACTTTAACCCTGGATAAATATACCTATAGTGCTGGGGAAAAAATACAAG TCACGCTCAGCAGCAGTGCCACTCAGTTCAAAGGTTTTCTGATCCAGGCACGTTCTGAAAGTTCTACTACTCCTGTGGGCTCCTTTGTGACCACCAATTCTAATACtcaaaccctgacttgtacttctgctGCA AGCTCAGTAAGCCACACATCAAGCACTGCAAAACCCAACATAGCGGTTACCTGGGTTGCTCCAGCTTCCAGTACTGCAGATATTCAAATCAG GGCAGCCGTTGTTCAAACTGAATATGTTTTCTGGACGAATGTGCTAAGTGCAAAGATTACCTATGTTGCCTTTAACAACACCTCCAGTACCACAGTGGAAAATTCATCCACTGCCAAGACGCCAGCTGCCTCCAAACCAAGTGTGTCCAACAATGGAGTCCAACGT ACTTGGACCCTTGGAGGACTGCTCTTATCTTGTGGTGCCGTGATTGCTTCTTTGTTGGCTTAA